A stretch of the Modestobacter marinus genome encodes the following:
- a CDS encoding MarR family winged helix-turn-helix transcriptional regulator: protein MTPARVDPADDPLAELADLLLNVARLVRARTPSGPEVVALTETERTVMRVVDLHPGSAPSEIARRARLQRTNVSAALQTLEGKGMVSRTSGSGRGVTVVPTDLARANLRSLRASWSQELAGVVDDLDAVRRCNEVLATLEHHLTSEAGDG, encoded by the coding sequence GTGACTCCTGCACGTGTCGACCCTGCCGACGACCCTCTCGCCGAGCTGGCCGATCTCCTGCTGAACGTCGCCCGGCTGGTGCGGGCGCGCACACCGTCCGGGCCCGAGGTGGTGGCGCTCACCGAGACCGAGCGGACGGTGATGCGGGTGGTCGACCTGCACCCCGGATCCGCACCCAGCGAGATCGCCCGGCGAGCGCGGCTGCAGCGCACCAACGTCAGCGCCGCGCTGCAGACCCTGGAGGGCAAGGGCATGGTCTCCCGCACATCGGGCTCGGGCCGCGGGGTCACCGTGGTCCCCACCGACCTGGCCAGGGCCAACCTCCGGTCCCTGCGCGCATCGTGGTCGCAGGAGCTGGCCGGCGTCGTCGACGACCTCGACGCCGTCCGGCGGTGCAACGAGGTCCTCGCCACGCTGGAGCACCACCTCACCAGCGAGGCCGGCGACGGATGA
- the codB gene encoding cytosine permease has translation MSTSAGSRADSPAVVDPDYPIDPVPATARRSLFSLSIVLLGFTFFTPTMLAGAQIGAAFPASSLIWVLLLGSAVLGVYVGTIGGIGARTGLTTVMMCRYTLGTRGAKLASLLLGGTQVGWYGVTVATLAQLTASALGWEGRGPEVALMVVGGAVMGATAYFGYKGMYALSLVSVPLLLALAGWVTWRSLEEVGGWSGLGAIVPSETMTVAVAVTIVVGTFASGGTQAPNWTRFARTPSAGFWACLVAFLIGELLMLGFGAVGAVAFGEGDFVLVLYQLGLVGWGLVFLVANLWTTNDNTAYNFGVAGAEIADSRSKKPFVVGGVVLGTLLAVTGIYDNLIDYLVWLGILIPPLGGVVIGDFLARWRGGMTGDTALLPGIEWRNVAVYLVASLAAWASNEAGWGIPPVIGVLVAVLGVLLVQRGRRPATVG, from the coding sequence TTGAGCACCAGCGCCGGCAGCCGGGCGGACTCCCCCGCCGTCGTCGACCCGGACTACCCGATCGACCCGGTGCCCGCCACTGCCCGGCGGTCGCTCTTCTCGCTGTCGATCGTGCTGCTCGGCTTCACCTTCTTCACCCCGACGATGCTGGCCGGTGCGCAGATCGGGGCCGCCTTCCCGGCGAGCAGCCTGATCTGGGTGCTGCTGCTGGGGAGCGCCGTCCTCGGCGTCTACGTCGGGACGATCGGCGGCATCGGCGCCCGCACCGGGCTGACCACGGTGATGATGTGCCGCTACACGCTGGGCACGCGGGGGGCGAAGCTCGCCTCGCTGCTGCTCGGCGGCACCCAGGTCGGCTGGTACGGCGTCACCGTCGCCACCCTCGCCCAGCTGACCGCCAGCGCGCTGGGCTGGGAGGGACGCGGGCCGGAGGTGGCGCTGATGGTGGTCGGCGGCGCCGTCATGGGGGCGACGGCGTACTTCGGCTACAAGGGGATGTACGCCCTGTCGCTGGTCTCGGTCCCGCTGCTGCTCGCGCTGGCCGGGTGGGTGACCTGGCGGTCGCTGGAGGAGGTGGGCGGCTGGAGCGGGCTGGGCGCGATCGTGCCCAGCGAGACCATGACCGTCGCCGTCGCGGTGACGATCGTGGTCGGCACCTTCGCCTCCGGCGGCACCCAGGCACCCAACTGGACCCGGTTCGCCCGCACGCCGTCGGCCGGCTTCTGGGCCTGCCTGGTCGCCTTCCTGATCGGCGAGCTGCTGATGCTCGGCTTCGGCGCGGTCGGCGCCGTCGCCTTCGGCGAGGGTGACTTCGTGCTGGTGCTGTACCAGCTGGGCCTGGTCGGCTGGGGGCTGGTGTTCCTGGTGGCCAACCTCTGGACCACCAACGACAACACCGCCTACAACTTCGGCGTCGCCGGCGCCGAGATCGCCGACTCCCGGTCCAAGAAGCCCTTCGTGGTCGGCGGTGTCGTCCTGGGCACGCTGCTCGCGGTCACCGGCATCTACGACAACCTCATCGACTACCTGGTGTGGCTGGGCATCCTCATCCCGCCGCTCGGCGGCGTGGTGATCGGGGACTTCCTCGCCCGGTGGCGGGGTGGGATGACCGGGGACACCGCGCTGCTGCCCGGCATCGAGTGGCGCAACGTCGCGGTCTACCTGGTCGCCTCGCTCGCCGCCTGGGCGAGCAACGAGGCGGGCTGGGGCATCCCGCCGGTGATCGGCGTGCTGGTGGCCGTGCTCGGGGTGCTGCTCGTGCAGCGCGGTCGGCGCCCGGCCACCGTCGGCTGA
- a CDS encoding nucleoside deaminase, whose amino-acid sequence MTEHPAPQDPAQDRAWLEVALQEARAGLATGGVPIGAALIGPDGTVWGRGHNRRVQDGDPSVHAETAAFRAAGRRPSYRGTTMVTTLSPCWYCSGLVRQFDITRLVVGEARTFSGGHDWLAEHGVEVVVLDDPRCVELMTDFIAAQPALWNEDIGEDGEQPAAGPQTAGETVR is encoded by the coding sequence ATGACCGAGCACCCCGCCCCGCAGGACCCAGCGCAGGACCGGGCCTGGCTGGAGGTGGCACTGCAGGAGGCCCGGGCCGGGCTGGCCACCGGCGGGGTGCCCATCGGCGCGGCGCTGATCGGCCCGGACGGCACGGTCTGGGGCCGCGGCCACAACCGGCGGGTGCAGGACGGCGACCCGTCGGTGCACGCCGAGACGGCGGCGTTCCGGGCGGCCGGCCGCCGGCCCTCCTACCGCGGCACCACGATGGTGACCACGCTGTCGCCCTGCTGGTACTGCAGCGGGCTGGTGCGCCAGTTCGACATCACCCGGCTCGTCGTCGGCGAGGCCCGCACCTTCTCCGGCGGGCACGACTGGCTCGCCGAGCACGGCGTGGAGGTCGTCGTCCTCGACGACCCGCGGTGCGTCGAGCTGATGACCGACTTCATCGCCGCTCAGCCCGCGTTGTGGAACGAGGACATCGGCGAGGACGGCGAGCAGCCGGCCGCCGGTCCGCAGACCGCTGGGGAGACGGTCCGTTGA
- a CDS encoding PucR family transcriptional regulator, whose protein sequence is MALTLAEFLLLPSVQQAKPEVAVAPDQLGRAVRWVHSSEIYEIGPLLSAGDLLLTTGLGLAGADAGARRHWVRELAAQRVAAVAMELGRSLPDLPGEILDEASRLGLPLYVLRQVVPFIRISEEANGAILHADAPRLRLADRVVHEVHAELAAGGGTPAVVSRAALATGGPAALVTRSGQVVAAAGLRDQRATERLLRRPAASSPVRIWDVDWGAVVLGAGPGVDLPGLRVLAARLASVAAVAVGQSGTGSPGDLAAPLLADLLADAVPGVRELLVRAGLARFHPSPDARVLGIAASAADPRQVLSAWAHVARTHDLELLADRVRGEAVGLIAVPGALAQSDPAGWLAATVPSDGAVTTVGPVVPVADAGRSLREAHDALPVAALLGRGTAVTRDLALVRLLGRLDDRALTLLVDDALAPLLAWDAAHGSDLAQTLAVHLRHGGSKTRTAEAMHVQRQSLYQRLTRIETLLGRPVDDPTSHEHLVLATCARSLLDARQAQQRPRRRRPGG, encoded by the coding sequence ATGGCCCTGACCCTGGCCGAGTTCCTGCTGCTGCCCTCGGTCCAGCAGGCGAAGCCGGAGGTCGCCGTCGCCCCCGACCAGCTCGGGCGTGCCGTCCGCTGGGTGCACTCCAGCGAGATCTACGAGATCGGTCCGCTGCTCTCCGCCGGTGACCTGCTGCTGACCACCGGCCTCGGGCTCGCCGGGGCCGACGCCGGTGCCCGCCGGCACTGGGTGCGCGAGCTGGCCGCCCAGCGGGTCGCCGCAGTCGCGATGGAGCTGGGCCGGTCGTTGCCCGACCTGCCTGGCGAGATCCTCGACGAGGCGAGCCGGCTCGGCCTGCCGCTCTACGTGCTGCGCCAGGTCGTCCCGTTCATCCGCATCTCCGAGGAGGCCAACGGGGCGATCCTGCACGCCGACGCACCCCGGCTGCGGCTGGCCGACCGGGTGGTCCACGAGGTGCACGCGGAGCTGGCCGCCGGTGGCGGGACGCCCGCGGTGGTCTCGCGTGCCGCGCTCGCCACCGGGGGGCCGGCCGCGCTGGTCACCCGCTCCGGGCAGGTGGTCGCCGCAGCGGGGCTCCGCGACCAGCGGGCGACCGAGCGGCTGCTCCGCCGGCCGGCGGCCAGCTCCCCGGTCCGGATCTGGGACGTCGACTGGGGAGCGGTCGTGCTGGGCGCCGGGCCGGGGGTCGACCTGCCCGGGCTGCGCGTGCTCGCCGCCCGGCTGGCCAGCGTGGCCGCGGTGGCGGTCGGGCAGTCGGGCACCGGGTCGCCCGGGGACCTCGCCGCCCCGCTGCTGGCCGACCTGCTGGCCGACGCGGTGCCGGGTGTGCGGGAGCTGCTGGTCCGCGCGGGCCTGGCCCGGTTCCACCCCTCCCCGGACGCGCGGGTGCTCGGCATCGCCGCGTCCGCCGCCGACCCCCGGCAGGTGCTGTCCGCCTGGGCCCACGTGGCGCGGACCCACGACCTGGAGCTCCTCGCCGACCGGGTCCGTGGCGAGGCGGTCGGGCTGATCGCGGTGCCCGGGGCGCTGGCGCAGTCCGACCCGGCCGGCTGGCTGGCGGCCACCGTGCCCTCCGACGGCGCCGTCACCACGGTCGGGCCGGTCGTCCCGGTCGCCGACGCGGGCCGGTCGCTGCGGGAGGCGCACGACGCCCTGCCGGTCGCCGCGCTGCTCGGCCGCGGCACGGCGGTCACCCGGGACCTGGCCCTGGTGCGGCTGCTGGGCCGGCTCGACGACCGGGCGCTCACCCTGCTGGTCGACGACGCACTCGCCCCGTTGCTGGCCTGGGACGCCGCGCACGGCAGCGACCTGGCGCAGACCCTCGCTGTCCACCTGCGGCACGGCGGCAGCAAGACCCGGACCGCGGAGGCGATGCACGTGCAACGGCAGTCGCTGTACCAGCGACTGACCCGCATCGAGACGCTGCTGGGCCGCCCGGTGGACGACCCGACCTCGCACGAGCACCTGGTCCTCGCCACCTGCGCGCGCTCACTGCTCGACGCCCGCCAGGCCCAGCAGCGCCCCCGCCGGCGCCGGCCGGGCGGCTGA
- a CDS encoding NADPH:quinone reductase, whose protein sequence is MRAITYTQPGGPDVLQLVDRPTPDPGPGEVRVRLAFSGVNPTDWKTRSTAEPGPGGQVPNQDGAGTIDAVGEGVAPVLVGERVWVWEAAWQRPHGTAAEYTVVPARQTVLLGADPSFELGAALGIPFLTAHRCLTVAESLPDRLAPGSLNGRTVLVQGGAGAVGNAAIQLARWAEATVIATVSSPAKAQLAAKAGADHVVDYTQQDVVAEVRKIAPKGVDSIVEVSAAQNAATDAQVIAMHGAVAMYADDGGAEVTIPVRAQMVPNARWQFVLVYTEPARAKDIAVEDVNAAVLDGAVRVGADAGLPLHVHPLAETAAAHQAVQDGAVGKVLIDVTS, encoded by the coding sequence GTGCGAGCCATCACCTACACCCAGCCCGGCGGCCCCGACGTCCTGCAGCTCGTCGACCGCCCCACCCCCGACCCCGGTCCCGGTGAGGTGCGGGTGCGCCTGGCCTTCTCCGGCGTGAACCCGACCGACTGGAAGACCCGCAGCACCGCAGAGCCCGGCCCCGGCGGTCAGGTGCCCAACCAGGACGGCGCCGGCACGATCGACGCGGTCGGCGAGGGCGTCGCCCCCGTGCTCGTCGGCGAGCGCGTGTGGGTCTGGGAGGCCGCGTGGCAGCGACCGCACGGCACGGCAGCGGAGTACACCGTCGTCCCGGCGCGGCAGACCGTGCTCCTGGGTGCCGACCCGTCCTTCGAGCTGGGTGCCGCCCTCGGCATCCCGTTCCTCACCGCGCACCGCTGTCTCACCGTCGCGGAGTCGCTCCCCGACCGGCTCGCCCCCGGCTCGCTGAACGGCCGCACCGTGCTGGTCCAGGGCGGTGCCGGCGCGGTCGGCAACGCGGCGATCCAGCTGGCCCGCTGGGCCGAGGCCACCGTCATCGCCACGGTCAGCTCCCCGGCGAAGGCGCAGCTGGCCGCCAAGGCCGGCGCCGACCACGTCGTCGACTACACGCAGCAGGACGTCGTCGCCGAGGTGCGCAAGATCGCGCCGAAGGGCGTCGACTCGATCGTCGAGGTCTCGGCCGCGCAGAACGCGGCCACCGACGCGCAGGTGATCGCGATGCACGGGGCGGTCGCCATGTACGCCGACGACGGCGGCGCCGAGGTGACCATCCCGGTGCGCGCCCAGATGGTGCCCAACGCCCGCTGGCAGTTCGTGCTCGTCTACACCGAGCCCGCCCGGGCCAAGGACATCGCCGTCGAGGACGTCAACGCCGCGGTGCTGGACGGCGCCGTCCGGGTCGGCGCCGACGCCGGCCTCCCGCTGCACGTCCACCCGCTGGCCGAGACCGCGGCCGCCCACCAGGCGGTGCAGGACGGCGCGGTCGGCAAGGTGCTCATCGACGTCACCAGCTGA
- a CDS encoding WhiB family transcriptional regulator, which translates to MSDYRTAAAEAAPVTYGQDVLGLADVFDADFPGTEDQSWQERALCAETDPEAFFPEKGGSTREAKKICTGCEVRAECLEYALTMDERFGIWGGLSERERRRLRRRAS; encoded by the coding sequence ATGAGCGACTACCGGACTGCTGCTGCCGAGGCGGCGCCGGTCACCTACGGACAGGACGTGCTCGGCCTGGCCGACGTCTTCGACGCCGACTTCCCGGGCACCGAGGACCAGAGCTGGCAGGAGCGCGCCCTCTGCGCCGAGACCGACCCCGAGGCCTTCTTCCCGGAGAAGGGCGGCTCGACCCGCGAGGCGAAGAAGATCTGCACCGGCTGCGAGGTCCGCGCCGAGTGCCTCGAGTACGCCCTGACCATGGACGAGCGCTTCGGCATCTGGGGCGGGCTCTCCGAGCGCGAGCGTCGCCGCCTCCGCCGCCGCGCCAGCTGA
- a CDS encoding DUF885 domain-containing protein has translation MSEPARPPSPLDQLADRFVDAHAADQPTVATYIGVPGHDDRWPDLTPDGHAASADLLRRTVAEVERVEPVDRRDDVARSAMLERLGAELALHDAGWTQAALNSMESPLQDFRTTFDLMPTDTEEDWAVVARRVAGIPEALGGYVAGLTDAAGRGRVSAVRQVRLAAGIARRWAGAGGQPGFYAGLTGPAPVGQALRADLDRAVEGVQTALLDFADTVERELLPRAPQADGVGRERYALESRLFTGMDLDLEETYAWGWAELARVVAEKQAVAEQIAPGQGVAGAVAALDADPARQVRGRDALQAWLQDTADRAMRALDGVHFDIPGPVKRVEGRLTPTSGEGVYYTGPTEDFSRPGRMWWSLPDGVTDMTTWRETTTVFHEGVPGHHLQIGQTVYNAALLNRWQRLLCWCSGHGEGWALYSERLMGELGFLDDPGDRLGMLDAQELRAARVVLDIGVHLDLPIPPGRATGDRWTYDVALAFLREHVDMEDAMRVDELHRYLGWPGQAPSYKVGERVFLTCRAQAEQRAGAEFDLKAWHRSVLDLGPLGLGPLAAELARF, from the coding sequence GTGAGTGAGCCCGCGCGTCCCCCGTCCCCTCTCGACCAGCTGGCCGACCGCTTCGTCGACGCCCACGCCGCCGACCAGCCCACCGTGGCGACCTACATCGGCGTGCCCGGGCACGACGACCGCTGGCCCGACCTCACCCCCGACGGGCACGCGGCGAGCGCCGACCTGCTCCGCCGCACCGTCGCCGAGGTCGAGCGGGTCGAGCCGGTCGACCGGCGGGACGACGTCGCCCGCAGCGCGATGCTCGAGCGGCTGGGCGCCGAGCTGGCGCTGCACGACGCCGGCTGGACGCAGGCGGCGCTCAACAGCATGGAGAGCCCGCTGCAGGACTTCCGCACCACCTTCGACCTCATGCCCACCGACACCGAGGAGGACTGGGCGGTCGTCGCCCGGCGGGTCGCCGGGATCCCCGAGGCGCTCGGTGGCTACGTGGCCGGGCTGACCGACGCCGCGGGCCGGGGCCGGGTCTCCGCCGTCCGGCAGGTGCGGCTGGCCGCCGGCATCGCCCGCCGCTGGGCAGGTGCCGGCGGGCAGCCCGGCTTCTACGCGGGGCTCACCGGCCCGGCGCCGGTGGGCCAGGCGTTGCGCGCCGACCTGGACCGGGCGGTGGAGGGGGTGCAGACGGCGCTGCTCGACTTCGCCGACACGGTCGAGCGCGAGCTGCTCCCCCGCGCGCCGCAGGCCGACGGCGTCGGCCGCGAGCGGTACGCGCTGGAGTCCCGGCTGTTCACCGGCATGGACCTCGACCTGGAGGAGACCTACGCCTGGGGCTGGGCCGAGCTGGCCCGGGTCGTCGCCGAGAAGCAGGCGGTCGCCGAGCAGATCGCCCCCGGGCAGGGCGTCGCGGGCGCGGTGGCCGCGCTGGACGCCGACCCGGCCCGGCAGGTCCGCGGGCGCGACGCGCTGCAGGCCTGGCTGCAGGACACCGCCGACCGGGCCATGAGAGCGCTGGACGGCGTGCACTTCGACATCCCCGGCCCGGTGAAGCGGGTCGAGGGCCGGCTCACCCCGACCTCCGGCGAGGGCGTCTACTACACCGGCCCGACCGAGGACTTCAGCCGCCCCGGCCGGATGTGGTGGTCGCTGCCCGACGGCGTCACCGACATGACCACCTGGCGGGAGACGACGACCGTCTTCCACGAGGGCGTCCCCGGCCACCACCTGCAGATCGGGCAGACCGTCTACAACGCCGCCCTGCTCAACCGCTGGCAGCGGCTGCTCTGCTGGTGCTCCGGGCACGGCGAGGGCTGGGCGCTGTACTCCGAGCGGCTGATGGGCGAGCTGGGCTTCCTGGACGACCCCGGCGACCGGCTGGGCATGCTGGACGCGCAGGAGCTCCGGGCCGCCCGGGTCGTCCTGGACATCGGCGTCCACCTGGACCTGCCCATCCCGCCCGGCCGGGCCACCGGCGACCGCTGGACCTACGACGTCGCGCTCGCCTTCCTCCGCGAGCACGTGGACATGGAGGACGCGATGCGGGTCGACGAGCTGCACCGCTACCTGGGCTGGCCGGGCCAGGCGCCGTCCTACAAGGTCGGCGAGCGGGTGTTCCTGACCTGCCGGGCGCAGGCCGAGCAGCGCGCCGGCGCGGAGTTCGACCTCAAGGCCTGGCACCGCTCCGTGCTGGACCTGGGCCCGCTGGGCCTGGGTCCGCTCGCCGCCGAGCTCGCCCGCTTCTGA
- a CDS encoding cupin domain-containing protein: MTPPQQDFPDDWHQPLRHVRAGELSAETAQTSGMTRHAAISAGTVGAQRLWMGETRVPPHTGSGDHHHGDSETAIHVLRGHPVFVFAAHGEEVRLETGPGDYVFVPPYTPHREENLSGEEAVVLIARSSQEAIVVNLPSLLPQGDGADD, from the coding sequence GTGACCCCACCGCAGCAGGACTTCCCCGACGACTGGCACCAGCCGCTCCGGCACGTACGAGCCGGTGAGCTGTCCGCGGAGACGGCGCAGACCTCGGGCATGACCCGGCACGCGGCGATCTCGGCCGGCACGGTCGGCGCGCAGCGGCTCTGGATGGGCGAGACGCGGGTCCCCCCGCACACCGGCTCCGGCGACCACCACCACGGCGACTCCGAGACCGCGATCCACGTGCTGCGCGGCCACCCGGTGTTCGTCTTCGCCGCCCACGGTGAGGAGGTGCGGCTGGAGACCGGCCCGGGCGACTACGTCTTCGTGCCGCCGTACACACCGCACCGCGAGGAGAACCTCAGCGGCGAGGAGGCGGTGGTGCTCATCGCCCGCAGCAGCCAGGAGGCGATCGTGGTCAACCTGCCCTCGCTGCTGCCGCAGGGGGACGGCGCCGACGACTGA
- a CDS encoding SRPBCC family protein has product MSTKVEESIQVDVPVRTAYDQWTQFEDFPHFMGGVTEVSQHGDQRLHWVAEIAGVKREWDAAILEQIPDQKIAWAATDGATNAGAVRFEPAGPAATIVHLTLEYEPEGLVEQAGDKLGLVGRQVRSDLEKFKSLIEDEGYASGAWRGSVRPGMGAGTPGVEDAASSRGDSGKAGLSAKAVVAGAAAVAGVAAAGAAVAGSKSSSESGEQQSGQPREVPTSPPVTASQPMAPAQPVTAAEQPPADDERAEVLVEEPVAAPRATPAADRGATNGSDEGAEPMVEGGRPADAPRGTPAPEGGARTGGDDGEEPMVRGGHPR; this is encoded by the coding sequence ATGAGCACGAAGGTCGAAGAGTCGATCCAGGTCGACGTCCCGGTACGGACCGCCTACGACCAGTGGACCCAGTTCGAGGACTTCCCCCACTTCATGGGCGGGGTCACGGAGGTCTCCCAGCACGGTGACCAGCGGCTGCACTGGGTGGCCGAGATCGCCGGGGTGAAGCGGGAGTGGGACGCCGCGATCCTGGAGCAGATCCCGGACCAGAAGATCGCCTGGGCCGCCACGGACGGCGCGACGAACGCCGGCGCCGTCCGGTTCGAGCCCGCCGGTCCCGCCGCCACGATCGTCCACCTGACCCTGGAGTACGAGCCCGAGGGCCTCGTGGAGCAGGCCGGCGACAAGCTCGGCCTCGTGGGCCGGCAGGTGAGGTCGGACCTGGAGAAGTTCAAGTCCCTGATCGAGGACGAGGGCTACGCGAGCGGTGCGTGGCGCGGGTCGGTCCGCCCGGGGATGGGCGCCGGTACGCCCGGCGTCGAGGACGCGGCGTCCTCGCGCGGGGACAGCGGCAAGGCCGGCCTCTCGGCGAAGGCGGTGGTCGCCGGCGCAGCGGCGGTCGCCGGGGTGGCCGCCGCCGGTGCGGCCGTGGCCGGGTCGAAGAGCAGCTCGGAGTCCGGGGAGCAGCAGTCCGGGCAGCCGCGTGAGGTGCCCACCTCGCCCCCGGTGACGGCCTCGCAGCCGATGGCCCCGGCCCAGCCGGTGACTGCTGCCGAGCAGCCGCCCGCGGACGACGAGCGCGCCGAGGTGCTGGTCGAGGAGCCCGTGGCCGCACCCCGCGCCACCCCGGCTGCCGATCGTGGTGCGACGAACGGGAGCGACGAGGGTGCGGAGCCGATGGTCGAGGGTGGTCGCCCGGCCGACGCACCCCGCGGGACCCCGGCTCCCGAGGGCGGCGCGCGGACCGGAGGGGACGACGGCGAGGAGCCGATGGTCCGGGGCGGCCACCCCCGCTGA